One window from the genome of Actinoplanes teichomyceticus ATCC 31121 encodes:
- the era gene encoding GTPase Era: protein MHRHKAASPDRRDDGVYRAGFACFVGRPNAGKSTLTNAIVGQKIAITSNKPQTTRHVIRGILHRPDAQLVLVDTPGLHRPRTLLGERLNDLVREVWSEVDVIGVCFPADEPVGRGDRFISAEISELKAKVIAVVTKVDLVDPQTLAQRLLAISELYDFAEIVPVSAVSGHQVEILTDVMVRYLPESPQLYPDDVLTDEPEQVLIAELIREAALEGVRDELPHSIAVIVEEMLVEGNLTRIFADIYVERDSQKSIVIGARGARLKEVGSTARVEIERLLGSKVYLDLHVRVAKEWQRDPKQLRKLGF from the coding sequence CTGCACCGGCACAAGGCCGCGTCGCCGGACCGCCGGGACGACGGCGTCTATCGCGCTGGTTTCGCCTGTTTCGTCGGACGGCCGAACGCCGGCAAGTCGACGCTGACCAACGCCATCGTCGGCCAGAAGATCGCGATCACCTCGAACAAGCCGCAGACCACCCGGCATGTGATCCGGGGCATCCTGCACCGCCCGGACGCGCAGCTCGTGCTGGTCGACACGCCGGGTCTGCACCGGCCGCGGACGCTGCTCGGCGAGCGGCTCAACGACCTGGTCCGCGAGGTGTGGAGCGAGGTCGACGTGATCGGGGTGTGCTTCCCGGCGGACGAGCCGGTGGGGCGCGGCGACCGGTTCATCTCGGCCGAGATCAGCGAGCTCAAGGCCAAGGTGATCGCGGTGGTGACCAAGGTCGACCTGGTCGACCCGCAGACGCTGGCGCAGCGGTTGCTGGCGATCTCCGAACTGTACGACTTTGCGGAGATCGTCCCGGTCAGCGCGGTGTCCGGGCATCAGGTGGAGATCCTGACCGACGTGATGGTGCGCTACCTCCCGGAGTCGCCGCAGCTCTACCCGGACGACGTGCTGACCGACGAGCCGGAGCAGGTGCTGATCGCCGAGCTGATCCGGGAGGCCGCGCTGGAGGGGGTGCGCGACGAGCTGCCCCACTCGATCGCGGTGATCGTCGAGGAGATGCTGGTCGAGGGCAACCTGACCCGGATCTTCGCGGACATCTACGTGGAGCGGGACAGCCAGAAGTCGATCGTGATCGGGGCTCGCGGGGCCCGGCTCAAGGAGGTCGGCTCCACGGCGCGGGTGGAGATCGAGCGGTTGCTGGGCTCGAAGGTCTACCTCGATCTGCATGTCCGGGTCGCGAAGGAGTGGCAGCGGGATCCGAAGCAGCTTCGCAAGCTCGGCTTTTAG
- the recO gene encoding DNA repair protein RecO has translation MVPAGYRRHLYRDDAVVLRVQKLGESDRIVTLLTRRHGRLRAVARGVRRTTSRFGARLEPFGHIDLQLAGSPEGVGSSLHSVSQVEALSLYGKSFLADYPRYTAASAICETAERLTPVEREPALRLFQLTLGAFKALAAGEHAGSLVLDAYLLRAMTFAGWAPAVTECAVCGEPGRHAAFAIPAGGAVCPDCRPPGAAHPSPATLGLMNALTIGDWTVADATEPSVRRECSGLVAAHLQWHMERSLRSLPLVDRRELKP, from the coding sequence ATGGTGCCCGCTGGATACCGCCGCCATCTCTACCGTGACGACGCGGTGGTGCTGCGCGTGCAGAAACTGGGCGAGAGCGACCGGATCGTCACCCTGCTGACCCGCCGGCACGGCCGTCTCCGGGCGGTCGCCCGGGGAGTGCGCCGGACCACCTCGCGCTTCGGCGCCCGGCTGGAGCCGTTCGGGCACATCGACCTGCAACTGGCCGGGTCGCCCGAGGGGGTGGGCAGCTCGCTGCATTCGGTCAGCCAGGTCGAGGCCCTCTCGCTGTACGGCAAGAGCTTCCTCGCCGACTACCCGCGGTACACCGCGGCCAGCGCCATCTGCGAGACCGCCGAGCGGCTCACCCCGGTCGAGCGGGAGCCCGCGCTGCGGCTGTTCCAGCTCACCCTGGGCGCGTTCAAGGCGCTCGCCGCCGGGGAACACGCCGGCAGCCTGGTCCTCGACGCGTACCTGTTGCGCGCCATGACGTTCGCCGGCTGGGCGCCCGCGGTCACCGAGTGCGCGGTCTGCGGAGAACCCGGCCGGCACGCGGCGTTCGCGATCCCGGCCGGCGGGGCGGTCTGCCCGGACTGCCGGCCGCCCGGCGCCGCCCACCCCAGCCCGGCCACCCTCGGCCTGATGAACGCGCTGACCATCGGCGACTGGACGGTCGCCGACGCCACCGAGCCCTCGGTGCGCCGGGAGTGCAGCGGCCTGGTCGCCGCCCACCTGCAATGGCACATGGAGCGCTCGCTACGCTCGCTGCCGCTTGTCGACCGACGGGAGTTGAAACCGTGA
- a CDS encoding isoprenyl transferase has translation MSPRPPTPHISGARPPKLPPAAIPRHVALVMDGNGRWAKERGLSRTKGHEQGEHSLFDAIEGAIELGIPYLSAYAFSTENWKRSPEEVRFLMGFNRDVIRRRRDQLVDLGVRVVWSGRSGRLWKSVISELQTAEEMSRHNSTLTLQFCVNYGGQAEIADAAAAIARDVAAGRLKPDKVNEKTVAKYLYHPEVPEVDLFLRPSGEQRTSNFLLWQSAYAEMVYLDTLWPDFDRRHLWYACELYAQRDRRFGGALPNPVSPT, from the coding sequence GTGAGCCCGCGTCCGCCCACCCCGCACATCTCCGGCGCCCGGCCGCCCAAGCTGCCGCCCGCGGCGATCCCGCGTCACGTGGCGCTCGTGATGGACGGCAACGGCCGCTGGGCCAAGGAGCGCGGCCTGTCCCGCACCAAGGGCCACGAGCAGGGTGAGCACTCGCTCTTCGACGCCATCGAGGGCGCCATCGAGCTGGGCATCCCGTACCTGTCGGCGTACGCGTTCTCCACCGAGAACTGGAAGCGCTCGCCGGAGGAGGTGCGCTTCCTGATGGGCTTCAACCGCGACGTCATCCGCCGCCGCCGTGACCAGCTGGTCGACCTGGGCGTGCGGGTGGTCTGGTCGGGCCGGTCGGGCCGGCTGTGGAAGAGCGTGATCTCCGAGCTGCAGACCGCCGAGGAGATGAGCCGGCACAACAGCACGCTCACCCTGCAGTTCTGCGTCAACTACGGCGGCCAGGCGGAGATCGCCGACGCCGCCGCGGCCATCGCCCGCGACGTCGCGGCCGGCAGGCTCAAGCCGGACAAGGTGAACGAGAAGACCGTCGCGAAGTACCTCTACCACCCCGAGGTCCCCGAGGTCGATCTCTTCCTGCGCCCGTCGGGCGAGCAGCGTACGTCGAACTTCCTGCTCTGGCAGTCGGCGTACGCGGAGATGGTCTACCTCGACACCCTCTGGCCCGACTTCGACCGTCGTCACCTGTGGTACGCGTGCGAGCTCTACGCCCAGCGCGACCGCCGCTTCGGTGGCGCCCTGCCCAACCCGGTCAGCCCGACGTAG
- a CDS encoding aldo/keto reductase — translation MAGTWRLGDRTVNRMGLGSMRLTANPDTGVAIRVLRRAVELGVDHIDTAAFYRTPGGIIDAGPGPVRHATELIRAALRPYPNRVFIATKVGPDRRPDGRWAEADTPARLRRQVEENLRRLGVTTLDLVNLRITRQIPAQALAERFGALADLRAAGLIRHLGLSNITAEQLDVAAPIAPVVCVQNAYSVDLRRDDDLLRICRERGIAFVPFFAIAGRQREAGAAGEQSGALRRVAARHGVTEHQVRLAWTLHRGPHVLAIPGTGDPAHLEQNIAAAGLALTGADLAEIDAAG, via the coding sequence ATGGCCGGCACGTGGCGGCTCGGGGACCGGACCGTCAACCGGATGGGCCTCGGATCGATGCGGCTGACCGCGAACCCGGACACCGGCGTGGCGATCCGGGTGCTGCGCCGCGCCGTCGAGCTGGGCGTCGACCACATCGACACGGCCGCGTTCTACCGCACGCCCGGCGGGATCATCGACGCCGGACCCGGGCCGGTACGACACGCCACCGAGCTGATCCGGGCCGCGCTCAGGCCGTACCCGAACCGGGTCTTCATCGCGACCAAGGTGGGACCGGACCGCCGGCCGGACGGGCGCTGGGCGGAGGCCGACACGCCGGCGCGGCTGCGCCGGCAGGTCGAGGAGAACCTGCGGCGCCTCGGCGTGACGACGCTGGACCTGGTCAACCTGCGGATCACCCGGCAGATTCCGGCGCAAGCCCTCGCCGAGCGGTTCGGGGCGCTCGCCGACCTGCGGGCCGCCGGGCTGATCCGGCATCTGGGTCTCTCCAACATCACCGCGGAGCAGCTGGACGTGGCGGCCCCGATCGCCCCGGTGGTCTGCGTGCAGAACGCCTACTCCGTCGACCTCCGCCGCGACGACGACCTGCTGCGGATCTGCCGGGAGCGGGGAATCGCCTTCGTCCCGTTCTTCGCCATCGCCGGCCGGCAGCGGGAGGCGGGCGCGGCCGGCGAGCAGAGCGGGGCGCTGCGGCGCGTCGCGGCCCGGCACGGGGTGACCGAGCACCAGGTACGCCTGGCGTGGACCCTGCACCGGGGGCCGCACGTGCTGGCCATCCCCGGCACCGGCGACCCGGCCCACCTGGAGCAGAACATCGCCGCCGCCGGACTGGCTCTGACCGGCGCTGACCTGGCCGAGATCGACGCCGCGGGCTGA
- a CDS encoding wax ester/triacylglycerol synthase domain-containing protein has translation MESRFPRLTAEDLINLAAEGPDTPIHVAAIAVLDGTTLGDPAGRPRLAEIRAAVEARLARVPRLRQVIRPSGPFGGRPVWVDAPRFRIADHVGVAELPPPYDEGALLRLAERLLVPVLDRSRPLWRMWLIPGLPDGRMAVMFLLHHVVADGMAAIRMVTTLLGDTPPHPDPTIGPGPTPLPETPPHPGPTIGPGPTPLPESTPHPDPSWRPRPAPRWRALVADRLRDLRPAPPVRRTGSPLPGLRMLGAAWRSPRTSLNVPLTPGRRLVVLPFPLAEARTVAHRYGATVNDLILALAAGGVRALLRSRGEPADRLWLNCTVAVSLRAGSAGPDGNRTGAMLVRLPVAAGQPADRLRAVTAATARAKGEQSVTAANGILVALARLGLVRWFSRRQHVTALVESNMTGPVTPIRLLGAPVRRVIAVGNLAGNVALSVVALSYAGELTVTVQAGADGFPDLPTLVAGIRQDWATLAAGCHPSGAGGVPAGGGPRAGAAAGDLRAGRNRRPMT, from the coding sequence GTGGAGAGCCGCTTTCCCCGGCTCACCGCCGAGGATCTGATCAACCTCGCCGCCGAGGGCCCGGACACGCCGATCCACGTCGCCGCCATCGCGGTGCTCGACGGCACCACCCTCGGCGACCCCGCGGGGCGGCCACGGCTCGCCGAGATCCGCGCGGCCGTCGAGGCGCGGCTCGCCCGTGTGCCCCGGCTGCGCCAGGTGATCCGCCCGAGCGGCCCGTTCGGCGGGCGCCCGGTCTGGGTGGACGCGCCGCGGTTCCGGATCGCCGACCACGTCGGCGTCGCCGAGCTGCCGCCACCGTACGACGAGGGCGCCCTCCTCCGGCTCGCCGAGCGGCTCCTCGTGCCGGTGCTGGACCGCTCCCGGCCACTGTGGCGGATGTGGCTGATACCGGGCCTGCCCGACGGCCGGATGGCGGTGATGTTCCTGCTGCACCACGTGGTGGCCGACGGGATGGCGGCGATCCGGATGGTCACCACGCTGCTCGGCGACACACCGCCCCACCCCGACCCGACCATCGGCCCGGGCCCCACACCCCTCCCCGAGACACCGCCCCACCCGGGCCCGACCATCGGCCCGGGCCCCACACCACTGCCCGAGAGCACGCCCCACCCCGACCCGAGCTGGCGGCCACGGCCGGCACCCCGCTGGCGGGCGCTGGTCGCCGACCGGCTGCGCGACCTGCGCCCCGCGCCGCCGGTACGCCGCACCGGCTCACCGCTGCCCGGGCTGCGGATGCTCGGCGCGGCCTGGCGGTCCCCGCGCACCTCGCTGAACGTGCCGCTCACCCCCGGCCGCCGCCTGGTCGTCCTGCCGTTCCCGCTGGCCGAGGCCCGGACGGTCGCGCACCGGTACGGGGCCACGGTCAACGACCTGATCCTGGCTCTCGCCGCCGGTGGCGTCCGCGCGCTGCTGCGGTCGCGCGGGGAGCCGGCCGACCGGTTGTGGCTGAACTGCACGGTCGCGGTGTCGCTGCGTGCCGGTTCGGCCGGGCCGGACGGCAACCGGACCGGCGCGATGCTCGTGCGCCTGCCGGTGGCGGCCGGCCAGCCCGCCGATCGGCTACGTGCGGTGACGGCGGCCACCGCCCGGGCCAAGGGCGAACAGTCGGTGACCGCGGCCAACGGCATCCTGGTGGCCCTGGCCCGGCTCGGCCTGGTGCGCTGGTTCAGTCGCCGGCAGCACGTGACCGCCCTGGTGGAGAGCAACATGACCGGGCCGGTGACGCCGATCCGGCTGCTGGGTGCCCCGGTGCGCCGGGTGATCGCGGTCGGGAACCTGGCCGGCAACGTGGCTCTCTCCGTGGTCGCGCTGTCCTACGCCGGGGAGCTCACCGTGACCGTGCAGGCCGGCGCGGACGGCTTCCCGGACCTGCCGACGCTGGTCGCCGGCATCCGGCAGGACTGGGCGACCCTCGCCGCGGGATGCCACCCGAGCGGCGCGGGCGGCGTGCCGGCCGGTGGCGGCCCGCGCGCCGGGGCGGCTGCCGGTGACCTGAGAGCCGGACGCAACCGGCGGCCGATGACCTGA
- a CDS encoding DUF4097 family beta strand repeat-containing protein: MSRTVALVLAAASVAALAGCDGVVGATMTFEDTERAKITDIVVSGGSGDVIVTTADVTDTRIKRTVRGGNGSGPTYRIAGTTLTLPTECGFDCHIVYEVQAPTGVKVRGDLRSGSVNLTGVGAVDLTLSSGDVMIDGASAPVRVKATSGQVSVTRAPGAILEATSGDITALEISGPVQARVTSGSLDLELAEPASVTASVTSGDLMLLVPEGRYRINDHTADGDTHIDGLTEDPQSPNVLDLRARSGDLTVGTR; the protein is encoded by the coding sequence ATGAGCCGTACCGTGGCCCTGGTCCTGGCCGCCGCCTCGGTGGCCGCCCTGGCCGGCTGCGACGGTGTGGTCGGCGCGACGATGACCTTCGAGGACACCGAGCGGGCGAAGATCACCGACATCGTGGTCAGCGGTGGCAGCGGTGACGTGATCGTGACCACCGCCGACGTCACCGACACCCGGATCAAGCGGACCGTGCGCGGCGGCAACGGCTCGGGCCCCACCTACCGGATCGCCGGGACCACGCTGACGCTGCCCACCGAGTGCGGTTTCGACTGCCACATCGTGTACGAGGTGCAGGCCCCCACCGGGGTCAAGGTCCGCGGCGACCTGCGCTCCGGCAGCGTCAACCTGACCGGCGTCGGCGCCGTCGACCTGACCCTCTCCTCGGGCGACGTCATGATCGACGGCGCGAGCGCACCGGTGCGGGTCAAGGCCACCTCCGGTCAGGTGAGCGTGACCCGGGCGCCCGGCGCGATCCTGGAGGCCACGTCCGGCGACATCACCGCTCTGGAGATCAGCGGCCCGGTGCAGGCCCGGGTCACGTCCGGCAGCCTGGATCTGGAGCTGGCCGAGCCGGCCTCGGTCACCGCGTCGGTGACCAGCGGTGACCTCATGCTGCTGGTGCCCGAGGGCCGCTACCGGATCAACGACCACACCGCGGACGGCGACACGCACATCGACGGCCTCACCGAGGACCCGCAGTCGCCGAACGTCCTGGACCTACGCGCGCGCAGCGGCGACCTGACCGTCGGCACCCGGTAG
- a CDS encoding hemolysin family protein, translated as MQLILFAVGLVLLAGLASMTDAALATVSAARAAELEREGQRGAGALAAVASDVVRHVNLLLLLRLLCELTATTLVALVAVDSWGVGWRAALVTAGAMTLVSFVVVGVAPRTVGRQHAYAVGRAAAPLVRWLGRVLNPLASLLILIGNAVTPGRGFPEGPFGSQVELRELVDLAEQRGVVEHGEREMIHSVFALGDTIAREVMVPRTEMVWIEAPKTLQQALYLFLRSGFSRIPVIGESVDDVLGVLYLKDVIRRTQNGDPAATARAVADAMRPATFVPESKPVDDLLSEMQAARNHLVIVVDEYGGTAGLVTIEDILEEIVGEITDEYDVERPPIEHLADGAVRVTARLPIEDLGDVFGVELPADEVETVGGLLAQTLGRVPIPGARADVGGLHLIAEGTTGRRNRIDSVLVRRVQPEPPADDNDENATENEERLPADA; from the coding sequence CTGCAACTGATCCTCTTCGCGGTCGGGCTGGTCCTGCTGGCCGGTCTCGCCTCGATGACCGACGCGGCGCTGGCCACGGTGTCCGCGGCCCGCGCCGCGGAACTGGAGCGCGAGGGGCAGCGGGGTGCGGGCGCGCTCGCCGCGGTCGCCTCCGACGTGGTCCGCCACGTCAACCTGCTGCTGCTGCTCCGGCTGCTCTGCGAGCTGACCGCGACCACCCTGGTCGCGCTGGTCGCGGTGGACAGCTGGGGGGTGGGCTGGCGTGCGGCGCTGGTCACCGCCGGTGCGATGACGCTGGTCAGTTTCGTGGTGGTGGGGGTCGCGCCGCGCACGGTGGGGCGTCAGCACGCGTACGCGGTGGGCCGTGCCGCGGCGCCGCTGGTGCGCTGGCTGGGCCGGGTGCTGAACCCGCTCGCGTCGCTGCTGATCCTGATCGGTAACGCGGTGACCCCGGGCCGGGGGTTCCCGGAGGGGCCGTTCGGCAGCCAGGTCGAGCTGCGTGAGCTGGTGGACCTGGCCGAGCAGCGGGGCGTGGTCGAGCACGGCGAGCGCGAGATGATCCACTCGGTGTTCGCGCTGGGTGACACGATCGCCCGCGAGGTGATGGTGCCGCGTACCGAGATGGTGTGGATCGAGGCGCCGAAAACCCTGCAGCAGGCGTTGTACCTGTTCCTGCGCTCGGGCTTCTCGCGGATCCCGGTGATCGGGGAGAGCGTCGACGACGTGCTGGGCGTGCTCTACCTGAAGGACGTGATCCGGCGGACGCAGAACGGCGACCCGGCGGCGACCGCGCGGGCGGTGGCCGACGCGATGCGCCCGGCGACGTTCGTACCGGAGTCGAAACCGGTCGACGACCTGCTGTCGGAGATGCAGGCGGCCCGTAATCACCTGGTCATCGTCGTCGACGAGTACGGCGGCACGGCGGGCCTGGTGACCATCGAGGACATCCTCGAGGAGATCGTCGGCGAGATCACCGACGAGTACGACGTGGAACGCCCGCCGATCGAGCACCTGGCCGACGGCGCGGTGCGGGTGACCGCCCGGCTGCCGATCGAGGACCTGGGTGACGTGTTCGGCGTGGAGCTGCCCGCCGACGAGGTGGAGACGGTCGGCGGCCTGCTGGCGCAGACGCTGGGCCGGGTGCCGATCCCGGGCGCCCGCGCCGACGTGGGCGGCCTGCACCTGATCGCCGAGGGGACCACCGGCCGGCGGAACCGGATCGACTCGGTGCTGGTGCGCCGGGTGCAGCCGGAGCCGCCCGCCGACGACAACGATGAGAACGCTACCGAGAACGAGGAAAGACTTCCCGCCGATGCCTGA
- a CDS encoding MTH1187 family thiamine-binding protein: MLVAFSVTPLGVGDSVGDAVAEAVRVVRASGLPNRTDAMFTTVEGEWDEVMAVVKQAVDAVAAVAPRVSLSLKADVRPGVTGALTAKVEHIERVLGDS, from the coding sequence ATGCTGGTTGCCTTTTCCGTCACGCCGCTCGGAGTCGGGGACTCCGTCGGCGACGCCGTCGCCGAGGCGGTGCGGGTGGTGCGCGCCTCCGGGCTGCCGAACCGCACCGACGCCATGTTCACCACCGTCGAGGGTGAGTGGGACGAGGTGATGGCCGTGGTCAAACAGGCGGTGGACGCCGTCGCCGCGGTCGCGCCGCGGGTCAGCCTGTCCCTGAAGGCGGATGTCCGGCCCGGCGTGACCGGCGCGCTGACCGCCAAGGTGGAGCACATCGAGCGGGTGCTCGGCGACTCATGA
- a CDS encoding methylenetetrahydrofolate reductase, giving the protein MTRPRLPELLSETRSGVLLFSITPPKRSHPEERIKEIAEVTLERLRALDLDGLILYDIDDESDRNPDQRPFPFLATLDPARYYETHLSSWTRPVIIYRCVGKYAEDELRDWMRAADPGRVLSVFVGASSGGKAVRTGLRRAQELRAETRPELPLGAVVIGERRAEHLRMLAKQERGASFFISQVVYHVNETKNLISDYYYECRARDVQPRTLIFTLSLCGSLKTLEFLRWLGVDVPRWLENSLRHAGDPLAESYKHCVDIARDLRDFCEHLGVPYGFNVESVSTRKTEIEATTRLAAEVATLLGR; this is encoded by the coding sequence ATGACTCGTCCCCGACTGCCGGAACTGCTTTCCGAGACGCGCAGCGGTGTGCTGCTGTTCAGCATCACGCCGCCGAAGCGGAGCCACCCCGAGGAGCGGATCAAGGAGATCGCCGAGGTGACCCTGGAGCGGCTCCGGGCGCTCGACCTGGACGGGCTGATCCTGTACGACATCGACGACGAGTCGGACCGCAACCCGGACCAGCGCCCGTTCCCCTTCCTGGCCACCCTGGACCCGGCGCGGTACTACGAGACGCACCTGAGCTCCTGGACCCGACCGGTGATCATCTACCGCTGTGTCGGGAAGTACGCCGAGGACGAGCTGCGCGACTGGATGCGCGCCGCGGACCCCGGCCGGGTGCTGAGCGTCTTCGTCGGCGCGTCCTCCGGCGGCAAGGCGGTCCGCACCGGGCTGCGCCGGGCGCAGGAGCTGCGTGCCGAGACACGCCCGGAGCTGCCGCTGGGTGCGGTGGTCATCGGTGAGCGGCGCGCGGAGCACCTGCGGATGCTGGCCAAGCAGGAGCGCGGGGCGAGCTTCTTCATCTCCCAGGTCGTCTACCACGTCAACGAGACCAAGAACCTGATCTCCGACTACTACTACGAGTGCCGGGCGCGCGATGTGCAACCTCGGACACTGATCTTCACCTTGTCGCTGTGCGGTTCGCTCAAGACGCTGGAGTTCCTGCGCTGGCTCGGCGTCGACGTGCCCCGCTGGCTGGAGAACTCGCTGCGGCACGCCGGCGATCCGCTCGCCGAGTCGTACAAGCACTGCGTCGACATCGCCCGTGACCTGCGCGACTTCTGCGAGCACCTGGGCGTGCCGTACGGCTTCAACGTGGAGAGCGTGTCCACCCGCAAGACCGAGATCGAGGCCACCACCAGGCTTGCCGCCGAGGTCGCGACGTTGCTCGGACGGTAG
- a CDS encoding cytidine deaminase, translated as MPEQTFAATAVPSADGSALSAEDTKLVTLARSSRARVAAAEGAAVRDQDGRTYAAASVTLPSLSVTALQLAVAQAAASGATRIEAAAVVTEASTLDGAGHAAVRDLSVDAPIHVAGPSGALLGTVSA; from the coding sequence ATGCCTGAGCAGACGTTTGCCGCCACCGCCGTGCCGAGTGCCGACGGCTCCGCGCTGAGCGCCGAGGACACCAAGCTGGTGACCCTGGCGCGTAGTTCCCGCGCCCGGGTCGCCGCGGCCGAGGGCGCCGCGGTCCGGGACCAGGACGGTCGTACGTACGCGGCGGCCTCGGTGACGCTGCCCAGCCTGTCCGTGACCGCGTTGCAGCTGGCGGTGGCCCAGGCGGCCGCCTCCGGCGCCACCCGGATCGAGGCCGCCGCGGTGGTCACCGAGGCGTCGACCCTGGACGGCGCCGGGCACGCCGCGGTGCGTGACCTGTCGGTCGACGCGCCGATCCACGTGGCGGGCCCGTCCGGCGCGCTGCTGGGCACGGTCTCCGCATGA
- a CDS encoding HAD family hydrolase, giving the protein MRRLVMWDIDYTLLRTGGVAARAWRTAFTEVTGVPWRDTPVFAGRTDLDICDDVFAAHGVTDCTPERFFARYVEIVGTLRHEFARHGALMPGVREVLGHLGDRPDVVQTLVTGNVPEVAAAKVAAFGLSGSFDAEVGGYGTDDSVRATLVLRSLQRAEAKYGERFHPVVVGDTVHDVTAALANGAVAVAVATGSTPAAELAAAGAHVVLPDLSDRDAAVRALTTFRAA; this is encoded by the coding sequence ATGAGACGCCTAGTGATGTGGGACATCGACTACACGCTGCTGCGCACCGGCGGGGTCGCGGCCCGGGCCTGGAGGACCGCGTTCACCGAGGTGACCGGCGTGCCGTGGCGGGACACCCCGGTCTTCGCGGGACGCACCGACCTGGACATCTGCGACGACGTCTTCGCCGCGCACGGGGTGACCGACTGCACCCCGGAACGGTTCTTCGCCCGCTACGTCGAGATCGTCGGCACGCTCCGGCACGAGTTCGCCCGGCACGGCGCGCTGATGCCGGGCGTGCGCGAGGTTCTCGGGCATCTCGGTGACCGCCCGGACGTGGTGCAGACGCTGGTCACCGGCAACGTCCCGGAGGTGGCCGCGGCGAAGGTGGCGGCGTTCGGGCTGTCCGGCTCGTTCGACGCCGAGGTCGGCGGGTACGGCACCGACGACAGCGTGCGCGCCACCCTGGTGCTCCGCAGCCTGCAGCGGGCGGAGGCGAAGTACGGCGAGCGGTTCCACCCGGTGGTGGTCGGTGACACGGTGCACGACGTGACCGCCGCGCTGGCCAACGGCGCGGTCGCGGTCGCGGTGGCCACCGGGTCCACGCCGGCCGCCGAGCTGGCCGCCGCGGGCGCGCACGTGGTGCTCCCGGACCTGAGCGACCGGGACGCGGCGGTCCGCGCTCTCACCACGTTCCGGGCGGCCTGA
- a CDS encoding acyltransferase family protein: MRNRYLDLLRAIATVRVVIYHLTGWSALTIVFPAMSVMFALAGSLMAASLDRFGVGAVERRLRRLLPSLWVLTLVVAVPAMLIAGTPFDVHLLLWGFPLADPQATGWWMQSLSHAWYLRDFLWFVLLSPLLLPIFRRLPLVALLIPYVVLLTCEVSGARLPAVAHDLALYGGAWLLGFAHHDGWLRRIRPARLLGIAAALAGAGVAWTVTHPSARGYDLNDIPLGNALWSAAFVLVALSRSPMVRDHRVLTVLNSRALSIYLWHIPILVAVTQFGERHGLPITGPTGLGWRLAAVLVLLGAVLVVVGWVEDVAAGRRPVLLPGHRAQARSAPLVPAPAPPLPPAPPRPAPAVTSPAALPGADGQVAAARA; this comes from the coding sequence ATGCGCAACCGGTACCTGGACCTTCTCCGCGCGATCGCCACCGTCCGGGTGGTGATCTATCACCTGACCGGCTGGAGCGCGCTGACCATCGTGTTCCCGGCGATGTCGGTGATGTTCGCGCTGGCCGGCTCGCTGATGGCGGCATCGCTGGACCGGTTCGGGGTGGGGGCGGTGGAGCGGCGCCTGCGCCGGCTGCTGCCCTCCCTCTGGGTGCTCACCCTGGTGGTCGCGGTGCCGGCGATGCTGATCGCCGGCACCCCGTTCGACGTGCACCTGCTGCTGTGGGGGTTCCCGCTGGCCGACCCGCAGGCCACCGGCTGGTGGATGCAGAGCCTCAGCCACGCCTGGTACCTGCGGGACTTCCTGTGGTTCGTGCTGCTCTCGCCGCTGCTGCTGCCGATCTTCCGGCGGCTACCGCTGGTCGCGCTGCTGATTCCGTACGTGGTTCTGCTGACGTGCGAGGTGAGCGGCGCCCGGCTCCCGGCGGTCGCCCACGACCTGGCCCTGTACGGCGGCGCCTGGCTGCTCGGCTTCGCCCACCACGACGGGTGGCTGCGGCGGATCCGGCCGGCACGGCTGCTCGGGATCGCCGCCGCGCTGGCCGGGGCGGGAGTCGCCTGGACCGTCACCCACCCCAGCGCCCGCGGGTACGACCTGAACGACATCCCGCTCGGCAACGCGCTCTGGTCCGCGGCGTTCGTCCTGGTCGCGCTGAGCCGCTCGCCGATGGTCCGGGACCACCGGGTGCTGACCGTGCTGAACTCCCGCGCGCTGAGCATCTACCTGTGGCACATCCCGATCCTGGTCGCGGTCACCCAGTTCGGGGAGCGGCACGGGCTGCCGATCACCGGGCCGACCGGCCTGGGCTGGCGGCTGGCCGCGGTGCTGGTGCTGCTCGGCGCGGTGCTGGTGGTGGTCGGCTGGGTGGAGGACGTGGCGGCCGGACGGCGGCCGGTGCTGCTTCCGGGTCACCGGGCGCAGGCGCGATCCGCCCCGCTGGTCCCCGCGCCGGCCCCCCCGTTGCCGCCCGCGCCGCCGCGCCCGGCACCGGCCGTGACGTCGCCCGCGGCCCTACCGGGTGCCGACGGTCAGGTCGCCGCTGCGCGCGCGTAG